One region of Chanodichthys erythropterus isolate Z2021 chromosome 24, ASM2448905v1, whole genome shotgun sequence genomic DNA includes:
- the cd151 gene encoding CD151 antigen isoform X1 — translation MADAEEKNNSCGTICLKYLLFVFNLLFWLAGGAVMAVGIWTLVDKSDYISLLSSSTYMVAAFILIGAGAVVMFTGMLGCCATIREQRGLLIVFFVLLLLIFLLEITAGILAYVYYQECFPLCYQLNAELRADLKERMVENYQKPGQEHITRAVDKLQQDLKCCGSNSSADWRDGSWIQTFADRRLVPDSCCKTPTERCGLRDHPSNIYKVEGGCISKLEDFILQHLLILGSVGLGIAFIQIVGMIFTCCLYRSLKEEIY, via the exons ATGGCAGATGCTGAGGAAAAAAACAATAGCTGTGGGACAATATGCCTCAAATACCTTCTGTTCGTCTTCAATCTTCTCTTTTGG TTGGCAGGTGGCGCTGTGATGGCAGTGGGAATATGGACTCTGGTGGATAAAAGCGACTACATCAGCCTTCTGTCCTCCAGCACCTACATGGTCGCTGCCTTCATCCTGATTGGTGCGGGTGCCGTCGTCATGTTCACTGGGATGTTGGGATGCTGCGCCACCATCAGGGAACAAAGAGGACTTCTTATAGTG TTCTTTGTCCTGTTGTTGTTAATCTTCCTACTGGAGATCACAGCTGGAATTTTGGCCTATGTCTATTATCAGGAG TGTTTTCCTCTCTGCTACCAG CTGAACGCTGAGCTGAGAGCTGATCTGAAAGAGAGGATGGTGGAAAATTACCAGAAGCCTGGACAAGAGCACATCACTAGAGCCGTCGACAAACTCCAACAAGAC CTGAAGTGTTGCGGCAGTAACAGCTCAGCGGACTGGAGGGACGGGTCCTGGATACAGACCTTTGCTGACAGACGCCTGGTGCCCGACAGCTGCTGTAAGACCCCCACAGAGCGCTGTGGACTCAGAGACCACCCATCCAACATCTACAAAGTAGAG GGTGGTTGTATATCCAAACTAGAGGACTTTATTCTTCAACATCTGCTGATTTTGGGCTCAGTGGGTCTTGGGATTGCATTTATTCAG ATTGTTGGGATGATTTTTACCTGCTGCCTGTATCGAAGTCTGAAAGAGGAAATATACTGA
- the cracr2b gene encoding EF-hand calcium-binding domain-containing protein 4A isoform X2 has protein sequence MGRDYVNEEHCDVFVPGRKLKSMQEFRNSDTDIENNSCRSFGTSQAQTATLQTKESFPSLSAVMSSWLKDGEVLEGTGSGQMSPRSRLRSPLPGRKSRLQSSSESPSPGSDRQDRMSKAKELFELCDKEGKGFITKRDMQWLQQELPLSPEQLESVFESLDRDKNGYLTPLEFHTGLGELVGCGPEERTRNGEGQIVGEEQIEPAEIRFSHILMELGADKLFKDQWELCTLWSELQRDKPELLGVLEEVLSYTVSHLQDALKERDNLEQALRRREEDHDRVVRSMYEDMETQLKEEREKRQALDSMRQGDKKEQLLQELRTREQELEFTLTKQRELESRINTLSSDQAGARGENRRLHNINQELQDQLDQSREELQHALSQLQQLQNTIKQQQRGKEREVLKVSRNMQKERESLIRQLDLLRDMNKRLRDDKDAHQTQKMTVQVKNPLERKESILGNYFPPRKSAKRQLMETSYDEAEDSETTLTDSSPKRLSIAEQREDETTCQSEKTTSVMCDPQRVFKVVFLGNSAVGKSSFIHHYCSGHFPNNMASTEWIFRLGA, from the exons ATGGGCAGGGATTATGTAAATGAGGAACATTGTGACGTGTTcgttcctggaagaaaactcaagagtATGCaagagttcagaaacagtgacactgatatagagaataactcctgcAGGAGTTTTGGGACTTCTcaagctcaaacagcaacattacaaactAAAGAAAGCTTTCCGTCTCTTTCTGCAGTCATGTCCAGCTGGCTGAAGGACGGTGAGGTGTTGGAGGGGACGGGCAGCGGTCAGATGTCCCCCAGATCCAGACTGCGGAGCCCCTTGCCGGGTCGAAAGTCGAGGTTACAGTCATCCAGCGAATCGCCCTCTCCTGGCTCAGACAGGCAGGACAGAATGAGCAAAGCTAAAGAGCTCTTTGAGCTCTGTGATAAAGAGGGGAAGGGATTCATCACGAAGAGAGACATGCAG TGGCTACAGCAAGAGCTTCCTCTGTCTCCTGAGCAGTTGGAATCAGTGTTTGAGAGTTTGGACAGAGACAAAAATGGTTACCTTACACCCCTTGAGTTCCACACAGGTCTAG GAGAGCTTGTTGGTTGCGGGCCGGAGGAGAGAACGAGGAACGGAGAAGGACAGATAGTCGGGGAGGAGCAGATAGAGCCGGCAGAAATCCGATTCTCACACATCCTCATGGAGCTGGGAGCTGATAAACTCTTCAAAGA TCAGTGGGAGTTGTGTACTCTGTGGAGTGAGCTCCAGAGAGACAAACCTGAGCTGCTGGGTGTTTTGGAGGAGGTTCTGTCCTACACTGTCTCTCATCTTCAGGACGCACTCAAAGAGAGAGACAATTTAGAACAGGCATTGCGCAG GAGAGAGGAAGATCATGACAGAGTGGTTCGGTCCATGTATGAAGACATGGAGACTCAGTtaaaagaagagagagagaaacgacAAGCTCTG GACAGCATGAGGCAGGGAGACAAGAAAGAGCAGTTACTACAGGAACTGAGGACGCGAGAACAAGAACTTGAGTTCACACTCACCAAACAAAGAGAG ttgGAGAGCAGGATCAATACTCTGAGCAGTGATCAGGCTGGCGCTCGTGGGGAGAACCGCCGACTGCACAACATCAACCAGGAACTGCAGGATCAACTTGACCAGAGCCGAGAGGAACTTCAGCATGCTCTGAGCCAACTGCAACAACTACAGAACACCATCAAACAACAGCAGAGGGGCAAAGAGAG AGAAGTCCTGAAAGTGTCCCGAAACATGCAGAAGGAACGGGAAAGCCTCATAAGACAGCTGGACCTGCTCAG GGACATGAACAAGCGTCTTCGGGATGATAAAGATGCCCATCAGACACAGAAGATG ACAGTGCAAGTGAAGAACCCTTTGGAGAGGAAGGAATCCATACTGGGCAACTATTTCCCACCAAGGAAATCAGCAAAGAG GCAGCTGATGGAAACCTCATATGACGAAGCAGAGGATTCAGAAACCACACTAACAGATTCAAGTCCAAAGAGACTCTCTATAGCTGAACAGAGAGAAGACGAAACTACATGCCAATCAGAAAAAACTACA AGCGTAATGTGTGACCCACAGCGTGTGTTTAAGGTGGTGTTTTTAGGAAACTCCGCGGTGGGAAAGAGCTCGTTCATCCATCACTACTGCAGCGGTCACTTCCCCAACAACATGGCCTCAACT gagtGGATTTTCAGGTTAGGAGCGTGA
- the cd151 gene encoding CD151 antigen isoform X2 yields the protein MADAEEKNNSCGTICLKYLLFVFNLLFWLAGGAVMAVGIWTLVDKSDYISLLSSSTYMVAAFILIGAGAVVMFTGMLGCCATIREQRGLLIVFFVLLLLIFLLEITAGILAYVYYQELNAELRADLKERMVENYQKPGQEHITRAVDKLQQDLKCCGSNSSADWRDGSWIQTFADRRLVPDSCCKTPTERCGLRDHPSNIYKVEGGCISKLEDFILQHLLILGSVGLGIAFIQIVGMIFTCCLYRSLKEEIY from the exons ATGGCAGATGCTGAGGAAAAAAACAATAGCTGTGGGACAATATGCCTCAAATACCTTCTGTTCGTCTTCAATCTTCTCTTTTGG TTGGCAGGTGGCGCTGTGATGGCAGTGGGAATATGGACTCTGGTGGATAAAAGCGACTACATCAGCCTTCTGTCCTCCAGCACCTACATGGTCGCTGCCTTCATCCTGATTGGTGCGGGTGCCGTCGTCATGTTCACTGGGATGTTGGGATGCTGCGCCACCATCAGGGAACAAAGAGGACTTCTTATAGTG TTCTTTGTCCTGTTGTTGTTAATCTTCCTACTGGAGATCACAGCTGGAATTTTGGCCTATGTCTATTATCAGGAG CTGAACGCTGAGCTGAGAGCTGATCTGAAAGAGAGGATGGTGGAAAATTACCAGAAGCCTGGACAAGAGCACATCACTAGAGCCGTCGACAAACTCCAACAAGAC CTGAAGTGTTGCGGCAGTAACAGCTCAGCGGACTGGAGGGACGGGTCCTGGATACAGACCTTTGCTGACAGACGCCTGGTGCCCGACAGCTGCTGTAAGACCCCCACAGAGCGCTGTGGACTCAGAGACCACCCATCCAACATCTACAAAGTAGAG GGTGGTTGTATATCCAAACTAGAGGACTTTATTCTTCAACATCTGCTGATTTTGGGCTCAGTGGGTCTTGGGATTGCATTTATTCAG ATTGTTGGGATGATTTTTACCTGCTGCCTGTATCGAAGTCTGAAAGAGGAAATATACTGA
- the cracr2b gene encoding EF-hand calcium-binding domain-containing protein 4A isoform X1, translating into MGRDYVNEEHCDVFVPGRKLKSMQEFRNSDTDIENNSCRSFGTSQAQTATLQTKESFPSLSAVMSSWLKDGEVLEGTGSGQMSPRSRLRSPLPGRKSRLQSSSESPSPGSDRQDRMSKAKELFELCDKEGKGFITKRDMQWLQQELPLSPEQLESVFESLDRDKNGYLTPLEFHTGLGELVGCGPEERTRNGEGQIVGEEQIEPAEIRFSHILMELGADKLFKDQWELCTLWSELQRDKPELLGVLEEVLSYTVSHLQDALKERDNLEQALRRREEDHDRVVRSMYEDMETQLKEEREKRQALDSMRQGDKKEQLLQELRTREQELEFTLTKQRELESRINTLSSDQAGARGENRRLHNINQELQDQLDQSREELQHALSQLQQLQNTIKQQQRGKEREVLKVSRNMQKERESLIRQLDLLRDMNKRLRDDKDAHQTQKMTVQVKNPLERKESILGNYFPPRKSAKRQLMETSYDEAEDSETTLTDSSPKRLSIAEQREDETTCQSEKTTSVMCDPQRVFKVVFLGNSAVGKSSFIHHYCSGHFPNNMASTVGVDFQVRSVMLDSTPVALQLWDTAGQERFHSVTQQYFRRADGIIAMYDVTHETSFTAVRHWLDQVQIMYHSVCATGRKRCLRGRV; encoded by the exons ATGGGCAGGGATTATGTAAATGAGGAACATTGTGACGTGTTcgttcctggaagaaaactcaagagtATGCaagagttcagaaacagtgacactgatatagagaataactcctgcAGGAGTTTTGGGACTTCTcaagctcaaacagcaacattacaaactAAAGAAAGCTTTCCGTCTCTTTCTGCAGTCATGTCCAGCTGGCTGAAGGACGGTGAGGTGTTGGAGGGGACGGGCAGCGGTCAGATGTCCCCCAGATCCAGACTGCGGAGCCCCTTGCCGGGTCGAAAGTCGAGGTTACAGTCATCCAGCGAATCGCCCTCTCCTGGCTCAGACAGGCAGGACAGAATGAGCAAAGCTAAAGAGCTCTTTGAGCTCTGTGATAAAGAGGGGAAGGGATTCATCACGAAGAGAGACATGCAG TGGCTACAGCAAGAGCTTCCTCTGTCTCCTGAGCAGTTGGAATCAGTGTTTGAGAGTTTGGACAGAGACAAAAATGGTTACCTTACACCCCTTGAGTTCCACACAGGTCTAG GAGAGCTTGTTGGTTGCGGGCCGGAGGAGAGAACGAGGAACGGAGAAGGACAGATAGTCGGGGAGGAGCAGATAGAGCCGGCAGAAATCCGATTCTCACACATCCTCATGGAGCTGGGAGCTGATAAACTCTTCAAAGA TCAGTGGGAGTTGTGTACTCTGTGGAGTGAGCTCCAGAGAGACAAACCTGAGCTGCTGGGTGTTTTGGAGGAGGTTCTGTCCTACACTGTCTCTCATCTTCAGGACGCACTCAAAGAGAGAGACAATTTAGAACAGGCATTGCGCAG GAGAGAGGAAGATCATGACAGAGTGGTTCGGTCCATGTATGAAGACATGGAGACTCAGTtaaaagaagagagagagaaacgacAAGCTCTG GACAGCATGAGGCAGGGAGACAAGAAAGAGCAGTTACTACAGGAACTGAGGACGCGAGAACAAGAACTTGAGTTCACACTCACCAAACAAAGAGAG ttgGAGAGCAGGATCAATACTCTGAGCAGTGATCAGGCTGGCGCTCGTGGGGAGAACCGCCGACTGCACAACATCAACCAGGAACTGCAGGATCAACTTGACCAGAGCCGAGAGGAACTTCAGCATGCTCTGAGCCAACTGCAACAACTACAGAACACCATCAAACAACAGCAGAGGGGCAAAGAGAG AGAAGTCCTGAAAGTGTCCCGAAACATGCAGAAGGAACGGGAAAGCCTCATAAGACAGCTGGACCTGCTCAG GGACATGAACAAGCGTCTTCGGGATGATAAAGATGCCCATCAGACACAGAAGATG ACAGTGCAAGTGAAGAACCCTTTGGAGAGGAAGGAATCCATACTGGGCAACTATTTCCCACCAAGGAAATCAGCAAAGAG GCAGCTGATGGAAACCTCATATGACGAAGCAGAGGATTCAGAAACCACACTAACAGATTCAAGTCCAAAGAGACTCTCTATAGCTGAACAGAGAGAAGACGAAACTACATGCCAATCAGAAAAAACTACA AGCGTAATGTGTGACCCACAGCGTGTGTTTAAGGTGGTGTTTTTAGGAAACTCCGCGGTGGGAAAGAGCTCGTTCATCCATCACTACTGCAGCGGTCACTTCCCCAACAACATGGCCTCAACTGTGG gagtGGATTTTCAGGTTAGGAGCGTGATGCTTGATTCCACACCAGTCGCTCTGCAGCTGTGGGACACTGCAGGACAGGAGAG GTTCCACAGCGTCACGCAGCAGTATTTTCGCAGGGCGGATGGAATCATCGCTATGTATGATGTCACACATGAGACGTCGTTCACGGCTGTCCGCCATTGGTTGGACCAGGTGCAG ATCATGTATCATTCTGTGTGTGCGACTGGCAGGAAAAGATGTCTGAGGGGGCGTGTGTGA
- the cracr2b gene encoding EF-hand calcium-binding domain-containing protein 4A isoform X3: protein MGRDYVNEEHCDVFVPGRKLKSMQEFRNSDTDIENNSCRSFGTSQAQTATLQTKESFPSLSAVMSSWLKDGEVLEGTGSGQMSPRSRLRSPLPGRKSRLQSSSESPSPGSDRQDRMSKAKELFELCDKEGKGFITKRDMQWLQQELPLSPEQLESVFESLDRDKNGYLTPLEFHTGLGELVGCGPEERTRNGEGQIVGEEQIEPAEIRFSHILMELGADKLFKDQWELCTLWSELQRDKPELLGVLEEVLSYTVSHLQDALKERDNLEQALRRREEDHDRVVRSMYEDMETQLKEEREKRQALDSMRQGDKKEQLLQELRTREQELEFTLTKQRELESRINTLSSDQAGARGENRRLHNINQELQDQLDQSREELQHALSQLQQLQNTIKQQQRGKEREVLKVSRNMQKERESLIRQLDLLRDMNKRLRDDKDAHQTQKMVSQKHPFTSLTHYPPCRCVHAFSPWARSFYPY, encoded by the exons ATGGGCAGGGATTATGTAAATGAGGAACATTGTGACGTGTTcgttcctggaagaaaactcaagagtATGCaagagttcagaaacagtgacactgatatagagaataactcctgcAGGAGTTTTGGGACTTCTcaagctcaaacagcaacattacaaactAAAGAAAGCTTTCCGTCTCTTTCTGCAGTCATGTCCAGCTGGCTGAAGGACGGTGAGGTGTTGGAGGGGACGGGCAGCGGTCAGATGTCCCCCAGATCCAGACTGCGGAGCCCCTTGCCGGGTCGAAAGTCGAGGTTACAGTCATCCAGCGAATCGCCCTCTCCTGGCTCAGACAGGCAGGACAGAATGAGCAAAGCTAAAGAGCTCTTTGAGCTCTGTGATAAAGAGGGGAAGGGATTCATCACGAAGAGAGACATGCAG TGGCTACAGCAAGAGCTTCCTCTGTCTCCTGAGCAGTTGGAATCAGTGTTTGAGAGTTTGGACAGAGACAAAAATGGTTACCTTACACCCCTTGAGTTCCACACAGGTCTAG GAGAGCTTGTTGGTTGCGGGCCGGAGGAGAGAACGAGGAACGGAGAAGGACAGATAGTCGGGGAGGAGCAGATAGAGCCGGCAGAAATCCGATTCTCACACATCCTCATGGAGCTGGGAGCTGATAAACTCTTCAAAGA TCAGTGGGAGTTGTGTACTCTGTGGAGTGAGCTCCAGAGAGACAAACCTGAGCTGCTGGGTGTTTTGGAGGAGGTTCTGTCCTACACTGTCTCTCATCTTCAGGACGCACTCAAAGAGAGAGACAATTTAGAACAGGCATTGCGCAG GAGAGAGGAAGATCATGACAGAGTGGTTCGGTCCATGTATGAAGACATGGAGACTCAGTtaaaagaagagagagagaaacgacAAGCTCTG GACAGCATGAGGCAGGGAGACAAGAAAGAGCAGTTACTACAGGAACTGAGGACGCGAGAACAAGAACTTGAGTTCACACTCACCAAACAAAGAGAG ttgGAGAGCAGGATCAATACTCTGAGCAGTGATCAGGCTGGCGCTCGTGGGGAGAACCGCCGACTGCACAACATCAACCAGGAACTGCAGGATCAACTTGACCAGAGCCGAGAGGAACTTCAGCATGCTCTGAGCCAACTGCAACAACTACAGAACACCATCAAACAACAGCAGAGGGGCAAAGAGAG AGAAGTCCTGAAAGTGTCCCGAAACATGCAGAAGGAACGGGAAAGCCTCATAAGACAGCTGGACCTGCTCAG GGACATGAACAAGCGTCTTCGGGATGATAAAGATGCCCATCAGACACAGAAGATGGTTAGTCAAAAACACCCCTTCACGTCCCTCACCCATTACCCACCATGCCGCTGTGTGCACGCCTTCTCGCCGTGGGCGCGTTCTTTTTATCCGTATTAA